One region of Bactrocera neohumeralis isolate Rockhampton chromosome 5, APGP_CSIRO_Bneo_wtdbg2-racon-allhic-juicebox.fasta_v2, whole genome shotgun sequence genomic DNA includes:
- the LOC126759241 gene encoding serine protease SP24D-like has protein sequence MEFPSFYIKLFVLVCLVAESIQVPSIRIVSGTKAVAGQFPYQVSIRVSGKHICGGALISQNSVVTAAHCVVSIPEQFLTVQAGTVNLTATGTVVAVSKIIPHPDYNYDNDIAVLALSTKLDYSDVILPISLAVNEAPAGEEVTITGWGRVRDGGALPEILQYSRSLTVLSDEQCARVAGPVNKGIQCLSKVRNNGFCDGDDGGPAVHKGVLIGIASYYSDGCGSASPDGYSKISYYRKWLVANSF, from the exons ATGGAGTTTCCAAGTTTCTACATCAAGTTGTTTGTACTGGTTTGTTTGGTGGCCGAGTCCATCCAAGTGCCAAGTATACGTATCGTTAGCGGTACTAAAGCTGTTGCGGGTCAATTTCCTTATCAGGTATCCATACGTGTAAGCGGAAAACATATTTGCGGTGGAGCTTTGATTTCTCAAAATTCTGTTGTAACTGCAGCACACTGTGTAGTCAG tattccGGAACAATTCCTTACTGTACAAGCCGGTACGGTAAATCTCACCGCAACCGGTACTGTTGTTGCAGTATCGAAAATAATTCCGCATCCCGACTACAATTACGACAATGACATTGCTGTGCTGGCGTTAAGTACTAAACTCGACTACTCCGATGTCATACTACCAATTTCACTGGCTGTAAATGAAGCACCGGCTGGCGAAGAGGTGACCATTACTGGTTGGGGTCGCGTGCGAGATGGCGGTGCACTCCCCGAAATATTACAGTATAGTCGCAGTTTGACTGTTTTAAGTGATGAACAGTGTGCTCGTGTAGCCGGTCCCGTCAATAAAGGCATACAATGTCTTTCAAAGGTTAGAAATAATGGCTTCTGTGATGGTGATGATGGTGGTCCAGCCGTACACAAAGGCGTATTGATTGGCATCGCAAGTTATTATTCCGATGGCTGTGGTTCTGCTTCACCAGACGGCTACTCCAAGATATCCTATTATCGTAAGTGGTTAGTTGCAAACTCTTTTTAA
- the LOC126759237 gene encoding serine protease SP24D-like, whose protein sequence is MDYRSFCIKLFIAFCLVAEATQNEDVSAEIRPSPRILNGLTAATGQFPYQVSVRVNKQHVCGGALLTPTFVLTAAHCVDNVDEKFLGVQAGTVSRTDGGVYRAVSNAIIHPRYGFDNDIALLQLATPFDYSDVIKGIAIASSDVPAGTSVIISGWGRVYEGGPLSTKLLYSRSLTTLKNEDCTTADGASNPSELCLLSPQGKGFCDGDDGGPVVYRNILIGIASYKANACGTTTKGGFTKASYYRIWIQAIIAAYSLDD, encoded by the exons ATGGACTATCGAAGCTTCTGTATAAAACTCTTCATAGCCTTTTGCTTAGTCGCAGAGGCCACACAAAACGAAGATGTCTCCGCGGAAATCAGACCGAGTCCCCGCATATTAAACGGCCTAACAGCTGCCACAGGACAATTCCCATATCAGGTATCCGTGCGTGTAAATAAGCAACATGTTTGTGGTGGCGCGTTGCTTACTCCAACATTTGTGCTTACGGCGGCACATTGTGTTGACAA tGTTGATGAAAAATTCCTAGGTGTACAAGCCGGCACTGTGAGTCGCACCGATGGCGGGGTGTACCGCGCTGTTTCTAATGCTATCATACACCCTAGGTATGGTTTCGATAATGATATTGCTTTGCTGCAGTTGGCAACACCATTCGACTACTCCGATGTTATTAAAGGAATAGCAATTGCTAGTTCAGATGTACCGGCTGGAACATCAGTAATCATTTCCGGTTGGGGTCGCGTGTACGAAGGTGGTCCGCTATCTACTAAATTATTGTATAGCAGATCACTGACAACTCTGAAGAATGAAGACTGTACTACAGCTGACGGGGCGTCTAATCCTTCCGAATTATGCCTCCTCAGTCCTCAAGGAAAAGGTTTTTGTGATGGCGACGATGGTGGTCCAGTTGTTTATAGAAACATTCTAATAGGCATTGCCAGTTATAAGGCAAATGCTTGTGGCACGACTACGAAAGGTGGCTTTACTAAAGCGTCTTACTATAGAATTTGGATACAAGCAATAATAGCTGCTTATAGTTTAGATGATTGA
- the LOC126759239 gene encoding serine protease SP24D-like translates to MDYRSFFAKFFIVFCLVAKTTQNDDGSAEHKPSLRILNGQVAAPGQFPYQVSVRLNWEHICGGVLVSPNFVLTAAHCVYNISQTFLSVQAGTLSRTAGGQSRPVCHVIVYPQYDFDNDIALLQLETPFDLSYYIQPIRVADWDAPPGESVIISGWGRISEGSPLSTKLLYSRALTTESNDYCVGADGLANPAILCLTTPQGNGFCGGDDGGPVVYRNVLIGIASYNANACGTISYGGFTKASYYKYWIQGVIYG, encoded by the exons ATGGATTATCGTAGCTTCTTTGCAAAGTTTTTTATAGTCTTTTGTTTGGTGGCAAAGACCACGCAAAATGACGATGGCTCCGCGGAACACAAACCGAGTCTTCGCATATTAAACGGTCAAGTTGCTGCCCCAGGACAATTCCCATATCAGGTATCCGTGCGTCTTAATTGGGAGCATATTTGTGGTGGCGTATTGGTGTCTCCAAACTTTGTGCTTACCGCAGCACATTGTGTCTACAA CATTAGTCAGACCTTCTTAAGTGTACAAGCTGGCACCCTGAGCCGCACTGCTGGCGGGCAGTCTCGTCCAGTTTGTCATGTTATTGTATATCCTCAGTATGATTTCGATAACGATATAGCTTTGCTGCAGCTGGAAACACCATTCGACTTGTCCTATTATATACAACCAATAAGAGTTGCTGATTGGGATGCACCGCCAGGAGAATCGGTTATCATTTCCGGTTGGGGTCGCATATCTGAAGGTAGTCCGCTATCTACTAAATTATTGTATAGCAGAGCACTGACAACTGAGAGTAATGATTACTGCGTTGGAGCTGATGGTTTAGCTAACCCCGCCATACTATGCCTTACTACTCCTCAGGGTAATGGTTTTTGTGGTGGCGACGATGGTGGTCCAGTTGTTTATAGAAACGTTCTAATTGGTATTGCCAGTTATAATGCAAATGCTTGTGGCACTATTTCGTACGGTGGTTTTACTAAAGCGTCTTACTATAAGTATTGGATACAAGGCGTTATTTATGGCTAA
- the LOC126759238 gene encoding serine protease SP24D-like, which translates to MDYQSFFIKLLVACCLVVEATQNENVSAELRPSPRIVNGLVAASGQFPYQVSVRVNNQHICGGALITQKFVVTAAHCVYNIDDDILSVQAGTVSRTDGGERRAVSTVIIHPLYGFDNDIALLELKTPYNYSDVIKPVAITTWAVPAGESVIISGWGRIYEGGLLSNKLLYTRVLTTLKDEECAKADGTLNPSILCLLSPQGRGFCDGDDGGPAVYKNVLIGIASYITKGCGSISKGGFTKLAYYKNWIDAIVTDLVPN; encoded by the exons ATGGATTACCAAAGCTTCTTTATAAAGCTCCTTGTCGCTTGTTGTTTGGTGGTTGAAGCCACGCAAAATGAGAATGTCTCCGCAGAACTCAGGCCGAGTCCTCGTATAGTCAACGGTCTAGTTGCTGCCTCAGGACAATTCCCATATCAGGTATCCGTGCGTGTCAATAACCAACATATTTGTGGTGGCGCGTTGATAACACAAAAATTTGTGGTCACTGCAGCACATTGTGTCTACAA CATTGATGACGATATCCTAAGTGTACAAGCCGGCACTGTGAGCCGCACCGATGGCGGCGAGCGCCGTGCAGTTTCCACTGTTATCATACACCCTCTGTATGGTTTTGATAATGATATTGCTTTGTTGGAACTGAAAACACCATACAACTACTCCGATGTCATAAAACCAGTTGCGATTACAACTTGGGCCGTGCCTGCAGGAGAATCGGTTATTATTTCCGGTTGGGGTCGCATATACGAAGGTGGCCTCCTCTCtaataaattattgtatactCGAGTGCTGACAACTCTAAAAGACGAAGAATGCGCTAAAGCTGACGGCACGCTGAACCCTAGCATACTGTGCCTGCTTAGTCCTCAAGGAAGAGGTTTTTGTGATGGCGACGATGGTGGACCGGCCGTTTATAAAAACGTTCTTATTGGTATTGCCAGTTATATTACAAAAGGTTGCGGCTCTATTTCAAAGGGAGGTTTTACTAAGTTGGCTTATTATAAAAACTGGATAGACGCAATAGTTACTGATCTGGTGCCGAATTGA
- the LOC126759240 gene encoding serine protease SP24D-like: MVYRSVFVKFFIAFCLVAKATQNEDVSAELRPSPRIVNGQKAAVGQFPYQVSVRINDQHICGGALVAQNFVLTAAHCVYNIDDDVLGVQAGTVGRTNSGDFRAVSTVIIHPQYGFDNDIALLELKTPFFYSDVIKPIGIASWDVPAGESVVISGWGRIYEGGPLADQLLYTRSLTTLNNEECAKADGTLNPSILCLNSPQSRGFCEGDDGGPAVYKNILIGIASYITKGCGSIAKGGFTNVSYYKNWIQAIIHG; the protein is encoded by the exons ATGGTTTATCGGAGTGTCTTTGTAAAGTTCTTTATAGCCTTTTGTTTGGTGGCAAAGGCCACGCAAAATGAAGATGTCTCTGCAGAACTCAGACCGAGTCCTCGTATAGTCAACGGTCAGAAAGCCGCCGTAGGACAATTCCCATATCAGGTATCCGTGCGTATCAATGATCAACATATTTGTGGAGGCGCATTGGTGGCTCAAAACTTTGTGCTAACCGCAGCACATTGTGTCTACAA caTTGATGACGATGTCCTAGGCGTACAAGCCGGCACAGTGGGTCGCACCAACAGCGGCGACTTCCGCGCAGTTTCCACTGTTATCATACACCCCCAATATGGTTTCGATAATGATATTGCTTTGTTGGAGCTGAAAACACCATTCTTCTACTCCGATGTTATAAAACCAATAGGAATTGCTTCTTGGGATGTACCTGCAGGAGAATCGGTTGTTATTTCCGGTTGGGGTCGCATATACGAAGGTGGTCCACTCGCTGATCAATTGTTGTATACTAGATCATTGACAACTCTGAACAATGAAGAATGTGCTAAAGCTGACGGTACACTGAACCCCAGCATTCTGTGCCTTAATAGTCCGCAATCAAGAGGTTTTTGTGAGGGCGACGATGGTGGTCCTGCCGTTTATAAAAACATACTAATTGGCATTGCCAGTTATATTACAAAGGGTTGCGGCTCTATTGCAAAAGGAGGTTTTACTAATGTAtcttattataaaaattggatACAAGCAATAATTCATGGTTAG